The genomic region ACGGCCAGCAGGGGGATCCCCAGCGCCAGGGTCACCAGCATGCCGTCGCCGAGCAGGCTGCGTCGATCGGTACGCGCGAACGAGCGCACCGCTCCTTCGGGGCCGACGTCCGTTCGGCGAGCACGCTCACGGCGTCGGGGCCGCTGCGGCGCACGGGCGCGAACGTCCAGCAGGACGCGTTCGGCGGGCACCCACAACGCGGCGCACACCAGGACGACGAAGAGCAGGCCGGCCGGGGACCAGCGACCCAGCAGCAGCTCGAGCGCGGCGGTCGCCGGCGAGAGCCGTGTCGCCGGGTGCGTGACCAGGCCGGTCCCGTGTGCGAGTGCGGGCGCGAGCAGCGGCACGCCCACCACCGGGATCCGCGGCAGGTAGTCGGTGAGCGTGTCGCCGCGCCCGACCATCACCACCGCGGTCAGGGACAGCAGGACCGCCGTGACCGTGGCACCGACGAGGACCGTCGGCGCCCATCCGACACCACCACCGAGTGTGACGGCCAGCGCCGCGAACAGCGCCCACGTCCCGAGGAGGCCGATGCGTACCGCCAAGGCGTGCCGCGGCGACATCGTGGTCAGTCGCAGCGCGGCGGTGATCCCGTTGGCACGCTCCACGACGAGCAGCGCCGGAGCGAAGTAGAACCCGACCGTCGCCACGTCGAGGAACAGCACCCAGGCGACCGCCGTCGGTCGCGCGGCCGGTGGCAGCAGCCACAGCAACGCGATCCAGATGCCGGTGATGACCGCGATGCCCGCGACGATCCCGTGCCGGGTGTGCAGCCGCAACTCGTGCCGCAGCAGTCGGGGCGCGAGCGCGACGGCCAGGTTCACAGCGTCGCGCCGGTCACCCGGGTGAAGACCTCGTCGAGGCTGGCCTCGGCGGTGTGCATGGTCTCCACCCGCCCCGACGCCAACAACTCGTGCAATTCGGCGGCGGCCGGCTCCAGGGGGAACGTACGCCGGTGCAAGCCCGTGTCCGTGCGGTACTCGACCTGCACCTCGCGGCGGCCGTAGGCCAACTGCAGGGCACGCGGTGCCGCGCAGAGCGCGATGCGACCCCCGATCACGAAGGCCACCCGGTCGCAGACGGCCGCCGCCGTGGCCATGTCGTGGGTGCTGAGGAAGACGCTGCGTCCGCGGGCCTGCTCGGCACGCACGAGCAGGCGCACCTGTTCGGCGTTGACGGGGTCGAGACCCGACGTCGGCTCGTCGAGGAAGATCATCGCCGGATCGTGCAGGAGGGCACGGGCGAGGTTGAGCCGGATGCGCATGCCCTTGGAGTAGCTCGCCACGGGTTCGTCCGCAGCGTCGGCGAGGCCGACCCGTGCGAGCAGCTCCGCCGGGTCGCCGGCGCGTCGCCGGTGGAGATTGCGAAAGTGCGCCAGGTCCTCGCGCCCTGTCAGCCGCGGGTAGCCGACCGGCAGTTCGAAGGCCACCCCGACGTGGTCGTACAGCTCCCGTCCCCACGCCCGGAGGTCGCGACCGAGGACCTCGACGTGGCCGGTCCAGCCCACCAGGAGTCCGAGCACGGCACGCTGGGTGGTGGTCTTCCCCGCACCGCTGGGTCCGAGGAAACCGAAGACCTCCCCGGCACCGACCTCGAACGACATCCCGTCGACGGCGCGCCGTGACCGTCCAGGGTAGGTGTAGGACAGGTCCTCGACCGCGAGCCTCACGCCGTCCACGACAGCCTCCGCAGCACCTCGAATCCGGCGACGACGTGATCGGCGAGTGGCCGGCGCCCGTCCTCCTCCTGCCAGCGCGAGATCGCCGTGGTGAGCACGCCGACGCACGTGGCTGCGAGGACCTCGTGCTCGAGGGGATCACGTCCCGGTCCGGCGCGACCGAACAACTGCGTGAGCGCCGTGTGCAACGCGCGAAGGTCGTGGCTTCCCGCAGCCACCAGCGCCGGCTCGCGGTGCGCCAGCCTGGTCCGCGCCAGGACCAGCTCGCGATCGGCGTCGTAGATGCGACCGAGCTCGTCGACGAGCGCGTCCCGGACCGCCTCGAGGGGCGGCTGCGCCGACAAGCGGGCCGCGACCGCGGCGAACAGGTCGGGGTCGTAGTCGTCCCACAGGACGAGGCGTTCCTTGGTCCCGAACCAGCGGTACAGCGAGACCGGCGAGACCTCGGCGGCTGCGGCGACCTGCTCGACCGTGACCGCGTCGAAGCCGTGCGCCGTGAACAGCGCGACCGCATGCTGCTGGACGCGGCGCATCGCCGCGAGCCGCTTGCGCTGGCGGAGGTCCGATGTCGGCGTCTCGTCGAAGATAGTCACTATCACAAGATAGTAACTATCTCTACGCCGCAGG from Egicoccus sp. AB-alg6-2 harbors:
- a CDS encoding ABC transporter ATP-binding protein is translated as MDGVRLAVEDLSYTYPGRSRRAVDGMSFEVGAGEVFGFLGPSGAGKTTTQRAVLGLLVGWTGHVEVLGRDLRAWGRELYDHVGVAFELPVGYPRLTGREDLAHFRNLHRRRAGDPAELLARVGLADAADEPVASYSKGMRIRLNLARALLHDPAMIFLDEPTSGLDPVNAEQVRLLVRAEQARGRSVFLSTHDMATAAAVCDRVAFVIGGRIALCAAPRALQLAYGRREVQVEYRTDTGLHRRTFPLEPAAAELHELLASGRVETMHTAEASLDEVFTRVTGATL
- a CDS encoding TetR/AcrR family transcriptional regulator, giving the protein MTIFDETPTSDLRQRKRLAAMRRVQQHAVALFTAHGFDAVTVEQVAAAAEVSPVSLYRWFGTKERLVLWDDYDPDLFAAVAARLSAQPPLEAVRDALVDELGRIYDADRELVLARTRLAHREPALVAAGSHDLRALHTALTQLFGRAGPGRDPLEHEVLAATCVGVLTTAISRWQEEDGRRPLADHVVAGFEVLRRLSWTA